A DNA window from Porites lutea chromosome 6, jaPorLute2.1, whole genome shotgun sequence contains the following coding sequences:
- the LOC140941057 gene encoding E3 ubiquitin-protein ligase TRIM45-like, with the protein MSSSIIAGVNVENISRHLNCSLCKRLIRGPKLLPCLHSFCQVCLQDLAEKLAPNESLVCPLCKTDARISRDDIEALPVNSFLDNMLDIALINSSDREPVPCTNCDSAANSRCADCGEFLCEKCYSIHRRSRQTKEHKVLTIGELLESKTGEDLHRPAFCNIHRSEQLRYYCETCNEAVCRDCVLIEHRQHKYDYVKDSKKVQKQRTVVENLFAQCAENIPLLEKSIKQIQGISETLHGTLATVKAEIRQTALQQMKVVKDTERKLLTEVEKIHNAKSTILRRQKNKLEEDFARFSAGCDFSEQVLKYANEVELLSLKVHITKRLTDLKNTELDCEPHENAELKYEVNNKEAEAMLAHSLGSIKTNVSQHLLLEDIEVPSMNESASETEHVLKEAPKLSVELRDSSGVLLPPDIFHQADGQSFSAYHPFFNGVFSFAVFSRGQIVEGFPLEINIGDVAPRVRSAKRAIAGSGSKFGRLSDPQGVAVDQDGNVIVSDSRNHRLQVFDMEGNFRFRFGSPGSGDGHFQSPSGVAVTPEGNIVVADTMNNRIQIFSKEGTFIKKFGKGFMQSERLYQPYGVAVDSEGRLFVVDRGNARVIVFNQEGEIILTFGSLGGGKAQFNCPTAVAINSKGHVIITDFGNDRVQVFSANGQFLFKFGKSGRGDGELNWPTGVATDSDDHIIVSDSYNHRIQIFNDDGSFVTRFGTEGNKRGQFKRPEGVAVTTQGNIIIADWGNDRIQVF; encoded by the exons ATGTCTTCATCGATAATTGCGGGAGTAAACGTTGAAAACATATCAAGACATCTGAATTGCAGTCTTTGTAAAAGGCTGATTCGAGGTCCGAAACTACTTCCCTGTTTACATTCATTTTGCCAGGTTTGTCTTCAAGATCTCGCCGAGAAACTCGCTCCAAATGAATCGCTGGTTTGTCCACTGTGCAAGACAGACGCGAGAATTTCAAGAGATGATATAGAAGCTTTGCCAGTTAATTCATTCTTGGATAACATGTTGGATATTGCATTGATAAATTCGAGCGACAGAGAACCCGTGCCGTGCACGAACTGCGACTCCGCGGCAAATTCTAGATGCGCTGACTGCGGGGAATTTCTTTGCGAAAAATGCTACAGCATTCACAGAAGGAGTCGGCAGACGAAAGAACACAAAGTTCTCACAATTGGCGAACTTCTTGAGAGCAAAACCGGCGAAGATCTTCACAGGCCGGCATTTTGCAACATCCATCGTAGTGAGCAATTGAGATACTACTGCGAGACATGCAACGAAGCAGTATGCAGAGACTGCGTTCTAATTGAACATCGCCAGCACAAATACGATTATGTGAAAGACTCAAAAAAGGTACAGAAACAGAGAACGGTTGTGGAGAACCTGTTCGCGCAATGTGCGGAAAATATCCCATTGCTGGAAAAGTCGATTAAACAGATTCAAGGCATTTCAGAAACCCTTCATGGGACGCTGGCCACGGTGAAAGCAGAAATTCGACAAACTGCTTTACAGCAGATGAAAGTTGTAAAGGACACAGAACGAAAACTTTTGACGGAAGTGGAGAAGATTCATAACGCGAAATCGACAATTTTGCGGCGGCAAAAGAACAAATTGGAAGAAGATTTCGCGAGGTTTAGCGCCGGTTGCGATTTTTCTGAGCAAGTATTAAAATACGCCAACGAGGTAGAGCTACTCTCGCTGAAGGTACACATCACTAAAAGACTAACAGACTTAAAAAACACTGAACTTGACTGCGAACCACACGAAAACGCTGAACTCAAATACGAAGTGAACAACAAGGAAGCTGAGGCCATGCTGGCGCATTCTTTAGGAAGTATAAAGACAAATGTCAGTCAACATCTACTGTTAGAAGATATTGAGGTTCCTTCAATGAATGAAAGCGCGAGCGAAACAGAACATGTTTTGAAAGAAGCTCCAAAACTTTCAGTGGAATTGCGAGACTCAAGCGGAGTTCTCCTTCCACCTGATATATTTCATCAAG CCGACGGACAATCATTCTCAGCTTATCACCCTTTCTTCAATGGTGTCTTCTCATTTGCCGTCTTTTCGCGTGGACAAATTGTAGAAGGATTTCCTCTGGAGATAAACATCGGAGATGTCGCACCACGTGTACGAAGCGCAAAGAGAGCGATCGCGGGAAGTGGATCCAAGTTTGGAAGGCTAAGCGATCCACAGGGGGTAGCAGTGGATCAAGACGGCAACGTGATTGTTAGTGACTCGCGCAACCACCGGCTCCAG GTGTTCGACATGGAGGGTAATTTCCGTTTCCGGTTTGGATCACCAGGAAGTGGAGATGGTCATTTCCAGTCTCCCAGTGGAGTGGCCGTCACCCCCGAAGGCAATATTGTCGTAGCAGACACAATGAATAACAGAATCCAG ATTTTTTCTAAAGAAGGAACGTTCATCAAGAAATTCGGTAAGGGATTTATGCAAAGTGAACGCTTGTACCAACCATATGGCGTGGCCGTGGACAGCGAGGGGCGTCTTTTTGTTGTGGATCGAGGAAACGCGCGCGTGATCGTTTTCAACCAGGAGGGCGAGATAATATTAACATTTGGTTCCCTTGGTGGGGGTAAGGCTCAATTCAACTGCCCAACAGCTGTGGCGATCAACAGCAAAGGTCATGTAATTATCACTGACTTCGGGAACGATCGGGTTCAGGTCTTTAGCGCCAATGGTCAATTTCTTTTCAAGTTCGGCAAGAGCGGAAGGGGCGACGGAGAGCTCAATTGGCCGACCGGAGTAGCCACGGACTCTGACGATCACATCATCGTGAGTGACTCGTACAATCATCGGATTCAGATATTTAATGATGACGGTTCGTTTGTCACTCGGTTTGGAACTGAGGGCAATAAAAGAGGACAGTTTAAAAGACCGGAGGGTGTGGCTGTGACGACACAAGGAAACATAATAATTGCTGACTGGGGAAATGATAGAATACAAGTATTTTAA